One Nicotiana tabacum cultivar K326 chromosome 23, ASM71507v2, whole genome shotgun sequence genomic window, GTCAACTGATCCATATTAAAACAAAGCTAGTATACTCCACTCACACTTGCATTATCTGGTTTTAAGGTTCTTATCTAGGTTTAGGGTTTCAGAGACTAATAGCCTGTGCGGCCAAGCTTCTAAAAACcagtttattttgagaaatattttttctcaaaagtatttttgatgAGAAACAGTTTGTATttgctaattaatttgaaaagcacttctgagcagcaattattgtttgaccaagcttttaaaaagtgccaagtgtattttttttctcaaaagtgctttttaaaaaaatatttttaagaaaaagcTATTTATTTCTGCGTCTCCAAAATTTATGCTTctactcaaaagtacttttttctttcttctaaaaGGTCGGCTAAACGCTTCAAATTTGATAAAAAGCacattttttgaagaaaaaaaatattttcggcctttaagaagcttggccaaacaagctataataACACGTTTACCCATATTCTAAAATTAccttattttaaaaagtattgCCTCAAAAGTgtttcaaaaaaatactttttataaGAAGTAACTAGTTAATTTGAAAAGGGCACCAATTCATGTTAGGCcaggccaaacttttaaaaagtacttGTAAGTGTTTTTCTAAAAAGTGCTTCTAGAAAAAAACTACTCTAATGCTTCTCAAAAACTGTTTttgcttctactcaaaagcacttttttttctcttctaaaaACTTGACCAACACCTTAGCTTTGGAGAAaagcaacccccccccccccaaaacaaaaaaaaacactttCCCTGGAAGGGTGGAAATATGGCCCAGCAATCAAGGATACCAAAGTCAACTAACAAAATGCAACACAGAACCAAGGAGCGGCAAATACTGAAGTTGTGCGAACAAACACTAGGAATTTTctgaatttaataattttgaattACAGCTACACCTGAGAAAACAGCCAAAGATACGAAACGACTTTACTGAGTCCCATGAAAATACTGAAGGAAGTCTTAAGCGCCTTGAGCAAAATAAAAGATCCAAGGACAATAAGTTACAGGTACTGTAACTATAGACGATCAATTGAGCAAAGTGTTTATGCGTCTAATGTCCACAACTAGATAATGTCATTCGTGTTGGTCATCATCTACTTCCACAGCTTTCGCAGTGACATGTTCTTCTCTGTCTCTTTCTTCATTACTTTGGCGACAGCcatctcaaaatcttcttgagtCACGTGCACCCTTCTCTCCCTTAGAGCAAACATCCCTGCTTCTGTACATACAGCCTGCAAATAGATAAAGAAGGAATAGATTATGAGCAAGAAAAAAATATAACCTAGCAAGAAATACATTTTGATTTGCGTCAATTCATGCAGCACTCAGTGTCTAGCTGATCACATACTAGATCAGAAGTTTTAACTGATAACCTAAATAGGCCATCAGCAATCAAGAATTTGATTTGCTATAGTATAGCGAAAAGTGCATTCTATAACCACACCTTAAGTTCAGCCCCAGAAGCACCATTCATCTTCTCAGCAATCTTCTTCAAATCAATCCCTCGCATCAAGTTCATCTTCCTCGAATGAATCTTCAAAATGTCCTGTCGAGACTGCACAGTGATCAAATGATAAGTTGATTTGGACAAATCATCAGCGCATTCTAAAATGATAACTAAAAGCATAAAGCAAGATTTCAAATTTTACCAGATCACTCAAATGAAGAAGGAGAGAGAGATGACAAGCATAGATATTTTTGTGTCTACTCAAACAAAAAAACTACCTTTACATGTACTAATATTTCCCAGTACATTCGGCATCAACAAGCACAAGCAATTAAAATGAGGGACCCAGGAAATGTAAAAGGTAATTGATCATCTTAATTCTCAACCACATTAAAAACTATATGAAGCACCATACCTCTTCATTTGGATTTGGAAATTCAATCTTTCTGTCAATCCTTCCTGGTCTAAGGAGTGCTTGATCTAGAATATCTATACGGTTTGTGGCCATTAGAACCTGAAGCAAAAGTAAAACCTGTCTCAGCTCCAATCCACTCACTTTAATCTAGTTATTATAAACCAAGCAATATATAACTGAGACAGCACGCTGAAATTGCCTTAATTTTGTTTGATGCCTCAAATCCATCAAGCTGATTCAGAAGTTCGAGCATTGTCCTCTGCACTTCGCTATCACCATTGCCACTCCCTGATTCCATCCTAGCAGATCCAATGCTGTCTATCTCATCCATAAAAATGATGGAAGGAGCATGTTCCCTGAAGATATTAGCATAAAAGAGAAACAAATTGAAACATGCTAATAGATCACATTTAAAAAGGGGAAATATTTGCAGGCAACGGCCAGTCAAgtaaccccccccccccgggcTCCCCAAGTAGAACTTTATTGCGTACAAGATATGTTCTCTATAAATAGGTTTAGGTTAtcacaaaaatgtcaaaaattaggtTTACTGATCTCCAACGTGACTGGTAACCAAGGGGCATGGTGGGATGGATGGAATCCCTCAACCCTTACATAAGGACCTCATCCCTCAACTTTTGGGTTCAAGCCCCTGGAATGTTGAAACCCTTGGAGGAAGCATTTTCCCCTTACATGGGCCCTACGTGGTGCCAATCTAGATTAGACGGGTCAATGAATAGTGGATTCTGGATACCAGGCAGGCTAGAAATCTGTGAATAGCTAGGGACAATCAATATCAACTTAGATTTAAACATTTTTAAATACTTTTTGAGACTTTTTAGCATATGAAATACAAAGTATAAATCATGGTTTTATGATCATTTTtttggtgtttttttttttttggggggggggggggggagggataTACACTTTTCAACAAACAACAAAATGTTAAAAGAGATTTAACTATTTAACTCCACGAATTCTGATTCATAGAGCAAAATTACCTAACGACATTACAATTAAGAGAACACTAGATCTTCGGTTTAAGCTATCGGAACGGAGAAACCACAGAAAGGAAGCATTTCCCCCTTACATGGGCCCCAAACAGCATCAATCTAGAGTAGTCGGTTCAGTGGATAGTGGATTCCAGATACCATATGGTTATACCAACAAGAAACATGACTGGTAGGCTAGAAAATACAAAGTTTAACCATGGTTTTTTTGAAGATATACACCGTTCAAGAGGCAACAAAATGCTACAAAAGATTTAACTCCACGAATTCAGATTCATAGAGCAAAATTACCTTACCTAATGACATTACAATTAAGAGAACATTAGATCTAGTGGAATGAGTGGGATCTTTCCACCCTTAACCAGAGGGGTCTTGGGCTCAAGCCCTGCAGATGGAGAAACCCTGGAAGGACACATTTCCCCCTTATATGGGCCCTACACGGTGCCAATCTGATTAATCGGGTCAGTGGATTCTAGATACAGATGGTTATATCAAATAGAAACATGACCGGTAGGCTAGAACTCTTGTGAATAGCTTGAGACAATCCATATCAGCTCAGCTTAAACGCTTTTTAAATACTTTTGAGAGACTATTTAGCGTAGGAAAATATAAAGTTCAATATCACGGTTTTATggttttttatttgtgaagatATACACAGTTCAAGACACAACAAAATGTTATAAAAGGTTTAACTCCACATCTTCTGATTCACAGAGCAAAAATTACCTAATGACATTACAATTAAGAGAACAGTAGATCTGTAGTCAGTGGCTTATGAGTCTATACTCCCTCCCTCCGGAAACAAAACACATGACCCAATTCAAGAAGCTCTTTGAACTTAGCAGCTCAGCCCAGTGACCAAGAAATGGCTTAAGATTTGAATTTAAGGTGATAAGATCAGAAATACGTAACTGTCGGATTCTCAAAATTAAGAGCTAACCTGGCCATAACAAAAAGCTCTCTCACCATCCGAGAACCTTCTCCAATATATTTCTGCACTAGTTCGGAACCAGAGACCCTAATGAAGGTACAATCAGTGTGATGTGCAACTGCCCTCGCCAACAATGTTTTCCCGGTTCCTGGAGGCCCATAGAGCAGCACTCCCTGTCATTTATAAAGGAGGAGTCCAATTACTTATATGGTTACCAACGCTGAAAAATTAACTGAAGAAGAACTTCATAAAGTCGAATATATATACCTTCGGTTGAGCTATTCCAAGAGACTCAAACAACTCAGGATGCTTAATGGGAAGCTCAATAACCTAATGCATAATAGACCACAAAATTGAAGACATCATATAATTACTTTGTAAAAAATCAAAGACTTAGTTAACAAGAAAGATCAAGAAAACCACCAAACAGAAAAAAGTAATAGAGAAGATAAGTACCTCTTTAATCTCTTTGATCTGCTGGTCGAGACCACCAATCATGTCATAAGTGGAATCTGGCACTTTCTCAACTTTCATGAGGTTGACTAATGGATCTACTTTGCTAGGTAAAATTAGATGGAGGACATAGCTATCATTGCGCAGGGCAACTCTAGTTGATGGAGTGATCTTCGTAATGTCAATACTTTTGTCAATATCAACAACATATTTGCCTTCAGGATGAACCTAGAGTATAGCACAAAGATGAGAAAAAAAGACTACTGAATAAACTAGAAATACAGTAAGGGATGCCGTGGTTCAAATGATTTGTACTAGAAAATCTTTGCAAAATTCAAAACAATATGATCCACATGAATTCATTGTATCACTTACTGCTGAAAATCTAATAGAAATGCTTTCCTCATAGTATAAGACAAAGTTTGAACCCATGACATGCTAAAGAAGGATAAAATGGAAATTGACATCATAAATGTCAACACATAGAGCATCTTTATGATGTAAGGAGTCCAAATTCACAGACACCATAAAATGAAAGTGCAAAATTAATAAGACAAGGGCAAAACAGTAAATGAGAGTCTAATGGGGTCCTTAACACGGAAGGCATACAACTGAAGAGGATGAGCAAAGTAAGCCATCAACCAAGGACGCGAGCTGAAAGTACATGATCTTATTGCAGCATATACGACTGATTCAACTTAATTTCCTTTTTTAAGCCTGGTGACCACATGAGACCTGCTTTTTGCTCTTATACTTTAACTTAAAGATGGTAGGAAGATTTAATAAGAAATTTAATGACGATTAAGAAGATGTAGATACACATACTTTAACAAGAACCTTTGACTTCCCCATTACTTTAACAACTTCACCAACATATGATCCAGGCTCCTGAAGCAATTGTAATTCCTCTTTGAGCATTCTCACTGAAAATAGCCATACAAGAGAACAATTTTATAAGTCTATACATGATTGaaattacaacaacaaaaaattagaaaataccATGGGTCATCAAGACAATTTCAGTACATTCCTTAACAAAAGTAGAACAAATGCGAGAAAAACACCAAGACCTATTCAAGAAAGGCTAAAAATTTCAGAAAGCCCAACCATTACAACCCCTCCCCAGGAACTTTCTCTATCCCTCCCTCTCTCCATCTCTCTATGTGTTTAGGTTTGAATATAGAATATAAAAGACTAGTGAATCCAAGAGGACAAGTATTTTAAGATTTCGAATTATAAGTATCTTAGTGCTTAAAATCCACACATTCCGGAATCATATGCACTTGCATCAGTTGATAGCTATGTTTTAAGCTCTTCCATTGCAAGTCCTCTGACAAGATTCCACAGCTGGAGAAAAGAAATTTCCACATACACCTAGCTCATTGCTCAGACACCACGAGAGCTCCATACTTTCAATAATAGATGATCTTATCCTATATTCTTCCCAATGATTAACCAAGAACAGAATAGTTGCGCGAGAATACCCTTCATCATGTTAAACCAAACTCATATGCTATACAGAAGTTAAAGCATACATCTTTTCATGAAATCTTTTCCCACAAGAGAGATTTGCCCAACCCCTTAACCTCACAAAAGAGGCAGAGAGATTTTGAGTCTCTACACCTTacatcaatttttaacatatttaAGTTACCAAATCTTAAACTAACACCACAGTGGAGGAATGGATCTCTACTCACTAGTCATGTTGGACTATCATAATCAAATAACAAGTATTATGGTGAGTGCACATCATATAGTTTCAATTACAAAAATAGAACCCTTTAACCTTCAATTTGTTATTCAGTCAATTCCCGAGTTACTAAAGTTTAATATCTTACACTAAGGTTTGATGAAACTCAAAAACTCGACAATAAACAACACGAAAAGGCAGTATTTATATATGTCAGAAACTGGTTAAGTCTAGGGTTTCAAGATAAAATAACCGAAGTCAAAGTTTTGCTAAAGTTAGGGTTTCGAGATTTAGATCAGACCTTTAGAATTGAGCTCGTTACGCTGGGCTTCAAGGCGATTGAGATTATGAGTCTTTTGGCGGACTTGGAGCTGGAGATCGTGGATGTGCTGCATATAGTACTGTCTCAGCCCTTCCCCCTGCTTCGTTGCTTTTGCCGAACAGCTCTCCTCTCTCTCAATCTCCCTCTTGCTCTTCTCCACATCAGCTGACGCCATTTTTCCCGATTGAACTTCTGTAGATTTGCGTTGTGCGGACTAATTGATTTtgggactgaagaagaagaagaatagggATAGCAGCAATTGAAGACCTTCTTCCTATCGGGTTTGGGCTTTTAAACCTTCTTTTCTTGGTCAGTAAGGAAAACGATGGACCAAATTACTATAAACGGCAAAGGCCAAATACTATCCTTTTGTAAAATGGTATAAGAATGTCCTTGTTATACTATTGGGTCATATATACCCCTCTCgtcatattttaaaataaatatatctaATTTTGGATGGAGTGTCATGTGACAGCATCAGATGAAAACGATtttttttttacccgatccgtTTAAAAAAACTCACCAcccgacccgttttaaaattcaatttttttaaagcatatattttgtaaaaactgaaattttattttttgtaaaaactggaaaaaaaaaattacaaaatatatatttttaagtcttttcagttttttttaagtatttttttttgtaaaaactaaaaaaaatattttttgtaaaaactgaaaaacaaaactgaaaaatatatatgttgtaaaaactaaaagaaaaaaaaaattgcaaaatatatatttttcagttttttgagttttttaaagtattttgtattataaaaactaaagaaaa contains:
- the LOC107812523 gene encoding 26S proteasome regulatory subunit 8 homolog A — protein: MASADVEKSKREIEREESCSAKATKQGEGLRQYYMQHIHDLQLQVRQKTHNLNRLEAQRNELNSKVRMLKEELQLLQEPGSYVGEVVKVMGKSKVLVKVHPEGKYVVDIDKSIDITKITPSTRVALRNDSYVLHLILPSKVDPLVNLMKVEKVPDSTYDMIGGLDQQIKEIKEVIELPIKHPELFESLGIAQPKGVLLYGPPGTGKTLLARAVAHHTDCTFIRVSGSELVQKYIGEGSRMVRELFVMAREHAPSIIFMDEIDSIGSARMESGSGNGDSEVQRTMLELLNQLDGFEASNKIKVLMATNRIDILDQALLRPGRIDRKIEFPNPNEESRQDILKIHSRKMNLMRGIDLKKIAEKMNGASGAELKAVCTEAGMFALRERRVHVTQEDFEMAVAKVMKKETEKNMSLRKLWK